Proteins encoded in a region of the Quercus lobata isolate SW786 chromosome 8, ValleyOak3.0 Primary Assembly, whole genome shotgun sequence genome:
- the LOC115955849 gene encoding conserved oligomeric Golgi complex subunit 4 has product MKKVTASTPNGSAAMESDEGTKSSSIDFGTAEAMDHIRTLTDVGAMTRLLHECIAYQRSLDLDLDNLLSQRSDLDKQLLHLQKSSEVLDIVSADSEYMLSNVSSTSKLADQVSRKVRELDLAQSRVNSTLHRIDAIVERSNCIDGVNKALDSEDFESAANYVQTFFQIDAKYKDSGSHQRDQMLSFKKQLEGIVRKKLSAAVDQRDHAAILRFIRIFPPLGLEDEGLQVYVGYLKKVIAMRARMEFEHMVELMEQKGNQTSQVNFISCLTNLFKDIVLAIEENSEILRGLCGEDGIVYAICELQEECDSRGSLILKKYMEFRKLGRLSSEINAQNKNLLAVGGGSEGPDPREIESYLEEILSLMQLGEDYTEFMVSKIKALSSVDPELLPRATKAFRSGSFSKVVQEITGFYVVLEGFFMVENVRKAIRIDEEVPDSLTTSMVDDVFYVLQSCLRRAIFTSNISSVVAVLSGASSLLSNEYHEALQHKTREPNLGAKLFLAGVAVHKTGTEIATALNNIDVSGEYVLKLKHEIEEQCAEVFPAPADREKVKSCLSELSDMSNTFKQALNAGMEQLVATVTPRIRPVLDNVATISYELSEAEYADNEVNDPWVQRLLHAIETNVAWLQPLMTASNYDSFVHLVIDFIVKRLEVIMMQKRFSQLGGLQLDRDARALVSHFSSMTQRTVRDKFARITQMATILNLEKVSEILDFWGENSGPMTWRLTPAEVRRVLGLRVDFKPEAIAALKL; this is encoded by the exons ATGAAGAAGGTTACGGCGTCGACGCCAAACGGATCTGCAGCCATGGAATCCGACGAGGGAACGAAGTCCTCCTCCATCGATTTCGGTACGGCGGAGGCGATGGACCACATTCGGACACTCACCGATGTCGGAGCCATGACCCGACTCCTCCACGAGTGCATAGCGTACCAGCGCTCACTGGACCTCGACCTTGACAACCTCCTCTCGCAGCGCTCCGATTTAGACAAGCAACTCCTCCACCTCCAGAAATCTTCGGAGGTACTCGATATAGTCTCTGCCGACTCGGAGTACATGCTCTCCAACGTGTCCTCCACGTCCAAGCTGGCTGATCAGGTGAGCCGGAAGGTTCGAGAACTTGACCTCGCACAGTCGCGCGTGAACTCCACCCTCCACCGCATCGACGCCATTGTTGAGCGATCCAATTGCATCGACGGAGTCAACAAGGCTCTCGATTCCGAAGACTTCGAGTCTGCCGCAAACTACGTTCAGACCTTTTTCCAGATCGATGCCAAGTACAAGGACTCTGGATCTCATCAGAGGGACCAAATGCTCTCATTCAAGAAGCAATTAGAAGGAATTGTACGGAAGAAGCTCTCTGCAGCCGTGGATCAACGTGACCACGCCGCGATCTTGCGGTTTATCCGGATTTTCCCGCCGCTTGGATTGGAGGATGAGGGATTACAGGTCTATGTCGGTTACTTGAAGAAAGTGATTGCAATGAGAGCGAGAATGGAGTTCGAGCACATGGTGGAGTTGATGGAACAAAAAGGAAACCAGACGAGCCAAGTGAATTTCATTTCGTGCTTGACGAATCTGTTCAAGGATATAGTCTTGGCAATTGAAGAGAACAGTGAGATTCTGAGAGGTCTATGTGGCGAGGATGGGATCGTTTATGCGATTTGCGAGCTTCAAGAAGAATGTGACTCGCGAGGTTCATTGATCTTGAAGAAATATATGGAATTCAGGAAGTTAGGCCGGTTATCATCTGAGATCAATGCTCAGAACAAGAATTTGCTTGCTGTGGGAGGAGGATCCGAAGGTCCTGACCCGAGGGAGATTGAATCATACTTGGAAGAGATACTATCGTTGATGCAATTGGGTGAGGATTATACGGAATTCATGGTGTCGAAGATCAAAGCCTTGAGTTCAGTTGATCCAGAGTTACTTCCGCGAGCCACAAAGGCGTTTCGGAGTGGAAGCTTTAGCAAAGTTGTGCAAGAGATCACCGGGTTCTATGTGGTTCTAGAAGGTTTCTTTATGGTGGAGAATGTGAGGAAGGCTATAAGGATTGACGAGGAGGTTCCAGATAGCTTGACCACTTCAATGGTAGATGATGTCTTTTATGTTCTACAGAGTTGCTTGCGGAGGGCCATTTTCACCTCCAATATCAGCTCTGTGGTTGCGGTTCTCAGTGGTGCTAGTAGTTTGTTGAGCAATGAGTATCATGAAGCTTTGCAGCACAAGACGAGGGAGCCCAACCTTGGTGCCAAGCTGTTCTTGGCTGGTGTTGCGGTTCACAAGACTGGGACGGAGATTGCCACTGCTTTGAATAATATAGATGTCAGCGGCGAGTATGTTCTCAAGCTTAAACACGAGATTGAAGAGCAATGTGCTGAG gTATTCCCCGCACCAGCTGATagagaaaaagtgaaatctTGTTTGTCTGAATTGAGTGATATGAGCAACACTTTCAAGCAAGCTCTAAATGCTGGCATGGAACAGCTTGTGGCAACTGTGACACCCCGAATCCGTCCAGTGTTAGATAATGTAGCAACCATCAGTTATGAACTGTCAGAGGCTGAATATGCAGACAATGAGGTGAATGATCCATGGGTTCAGAGGCTTCTTCATGCTATTGAGACAAATGTGGCATGGCTTCAGCCACTAATGACTGCCAGCAACTATGACTCATTTGTTCATTTGGTCATTGACTTCATCGTTAAGAGGCTCGAAGTGATCATGATGCAGAAAAGGTTCAGTCAACTTGGAGGCCTTCAGCTCGACAGAGATGCAAGGGCATTGGTAAGCCATTTCTCAAGCATGACTCAGAGGACTGTTAGGGATAAGTTCGCTCGTATTACTCAAATGGCTACAATCCTCAACTTGGAGAAGGTTTCTGAGATTCTAGATTTCTGGGGTGAGAACTCGGGACCTATGACCTGGAGATTAACCCCAGCCGAAGTTAGGCGAGTATTGGGTCTCAGGGTTGATTTTAAACCTGAAGCAATTGCTGCTCTTAAGTTGTAG